One Plasmodium coatneyi strain Hackeri chromosome 14, complete sequence genomic window carries:
- a CDS encoding Coronin: protein MSSIPYLKNLYPDPSNNLFDDLRICSRVIDSCGIACSSGFVAVPWEVEGGGVIGAIRLENQMRKPPVIKLKGHTSSIQDLQFNPCFSEILASGSEDLTVRVWEIPHNDESVKEIKDPQCILKGHKKKISIIDWNPMNYYIMCSSGFDSFVNIWDIENEKRAFQIIMPKKLSSLKWNVKGNLLSGTCVGKHMHIIDPRKKEIASSFHIHSGGKNTKNIWIDGLGGDDNYILSTGFSKNNLREMKLWDLKNTTSALVTMSIDNASAPLIPHYDESTGLIYIIGKGDGNCRYYQHSLGSLRKVNEYKSCSPFRSFGFLPKQICDVYKCEIGRVYKNENNSSIRPISFYVPRKNPTKFQEDLYPPILLHDPDNSSKNWINGKDNKMDRINIKDLTQDDLRITKKYKYVPQSFNSIIIGEEYTAKRTSIIRQLTKKFTFFKKGPHNDGFSSVGSFKESVFIYPKSFKEKWLLTEKGGEQFSGKNSLEKGPTEKEEQGQQEEHSPLENEQPCDGYSRGTSELPVRLSRGETQRKTCVTCFDALRCARLCRRKEPQE from the exons ATGAGTAGCATTCCGTATCTAAAGAATCTATATC cGGACCCTTCGAACAACCTTTTTGACGACTTGCGAATATGCTCGAGGGTGATTGACTCGTGCGGCATTGCGTGTAGTTCGGGATTTGTGGCG GTCCCCTGGGAAGTGGAGGGTGGCGGGGTGATAGGAGCTATTCGGCTGGAGAACCAAATGCGGAAGCCGCCAGTGATAAAGCTGAAGGGACACACGTCAAGCATCCAGGACCTGCAGTTCAACCCCTGCTTCAGTGAAATTCTGGCATCGGGTTCAGAGGATTTAACGGTCCGTGTGTGGGAGATCCCGCATAACGACGAATCggtgaaggaaataaaagatcCACAGTGCATTCTGaaaggacataaaaaaaaaatatccatcATAGACTGGAACCCAATGAACTATTACATCATGTGTTCAAGTGGGTTCGACTCttttgtaaatatatggGATATAGAGAATGAGAAGAGAGCTTTCCAAATTATAATGCCGAAGAAATTATCTTCCCTGAAGTGGAATGTGAAGGGAAACTTACTAAGCGGCACGTGTGTAGGGaaacatatgcacattataGATccgaggaagaaggaaattgcATCCAGTTTTCACATCCATAGTGGTGGCAAGAATACCAAAAATATTTGGATCGATGGATTAGGTGGGGACGATAACTATATTTTAAGTACAGGTTTTTCTAAGAATAATTTAAGAGAAATGAAATTGTGGGATTTAAAGAATACAACTTCTGCTTTGGTCACCATGTCTATAGATAACGCATCTGCCCCGTTGATCCCACATTATGATGAAAGCACTggacttatatatattattggaAAGGGGGATGGGAACTGTCGGTACTATCAGCATTCACTTGGAAGTCTACGTAAGGTGAACGAGTATAAATCCTGTTCCCCATTTAGATCCTTTGGTTTTTTACCAAAACAAATTTGTGATGTATATAAGTGTGAAATTGGGAGAGTTTATAAGAACGAAAATAATAGTAGCATCAGACCTATCTCTTTTTATGTGCCTAGAAAAAATCCAACGAAATTTCAGGAGGATTTGTATCCACCTATTCTACTGCACGATCCAGATAATTCTTCCAAAAACTGGATTAACGGGAAGGACAACAAGATGGATAggataaatataaaagatCTAACACAGGATGATTTGCGAATTACCAAAAAGTACAAATACGTGCCTCAGTCTTTTAATAGCATTATTATAGGGGAAGAATACACGGCTAAGAGGACCTCAATCATTAGACAGCTTACAAAAaagttcactttttttaaaaagggtcCCCACAATGATGGTTTTTCCTCTGTGGGTAGCTTCAAGGAATCTGTTTTTATCTACCCTAAGAGTTTTAAGGAGAAGTGGTTGCTCACTGAGAAGGGAGGCGAACAGTTCTCTGGTAAGAATTCCCTGGAGAAGGGCCCAAcggagaaggaggaacaaggGCAACAAGAAGAGCACTCCCCTTTGGAAAACGAACAACCATGTGACGGCTACAGCAGGGGGACAAGTGAGTTGCCCGTTCGGCTGTCGAGGGGGGAAACCCAACGGAAGACGTGCGTGACTTGTTTCGACGCACTGCGTTGTGCGCGTCTgtgcaggaggaaggaaccgCAAGAATGA